The Coffea eugenioides isolate CCC68of unplaced genomic scaffold, Ceug_1.0 ScVebR1_847;HRSCAF=1594, whole genome shotgun sequence DNA segment ATTCACAAACACCTTAGGGAAGGTTTTCGAAATTATCCGAAGAATCAATTCAAAGCCAATTAATGGATGTGGCACAGATTAACCTTATCAATCATGACCGTGTGCATAAAGCCCCCACTGGAGATCGGCATTCAAACACCCAGTGGAGTTCATTGCCATGCTAACTTATTTCAGCCCTGATGGAGACTTGGCTGCCCTTAGCCTTGGCATGGGTTGTTGCATTGGCTTTTCTCTCAAAAGTATCCACTCGCAAACGCCTAAAGCTAAATCATCCACCAGGACCAAAACCATGGCCTATTGTTGGCAACTTGAAACTCCTAGGTTCAATCCCACATCAATCCTTACACTTGCTGTCCCAGAAATATGGAGAAATCATGCAACTAAAATTTGGTTCCAGCCCTGTTGTAGTAGCTTCATCCCCTGAAATGGCAAAAGAATTCTTGCAAACACATGACAACATCTTCGCTTCTCGGCCTACAACTGCTGCTGGCAAATACACTAGCTATAACTGCTCCGATTTGACATGGGCACCTTATGGTCCATTCTGGCGACAAGCTCGTAAACTTTATCTTACCCAAATATTTAATCCAAAGCGACTTGACTCCTTCGAGAGCATACGCATTGAAGAAAGGCGTGCTTTCATTTCTAGCTTGTATGCTCTCTCAGGAAAGCCAGTAGTTATGAGAGATCATCTAACACGTCTTACCCTCTCCACTGCAAGCCAGATGGTCTTGAGTAACAAGTACTTTGCACAATCTGAAGGGGAGAGATCTCTACCTACCTTTGAAGAATTCCAAGAGATGATAGATACTTGGTGTTTGCTGAGTGGTGTGTTCAATATTGGGGATTGGATACCATGGCTCGACAGATTTGACCTCCAAGGTTATgtaaagcaaatgaaagaacTTCACAAGAAATTTGATAGATTCCATAACCATGTGCTTGATGATCACCAGGCCAGgaggaaaacagagaaagatTTTATCCCTAAGGACATGGTTGACATTCTATTGCAATACGCTGAAGATCCAGATCTCCAGGTTAAACTCACCAGAGATCAGATAAAAGGGCTAATTCAGGTGCTCTTTCTTCTCATTGTTTAATCAAATTCCTAGGTCTCTTTGCCTCTTTAAGTTACTGAATCTCAAAGCCAGCAGTCTTGCTTAGTATAATGTGCCATTAAAGATAACTGTCTCCTTTCTTCTAATTAAGagttttttatttcctttctagATTAATAGTATTACAATATTTGATCATAGAGGCACTAACTTTTCCAATATGTCATGTTCAGGACTAACTTTACCAATGTGTTGCTGACCAGAACGTTCTATTAAAGATAACTGTCTTcaccctccaaaaaaaaaagataattgtCTTCTTTCATCCTTCTGATTAAGAGGGCTTTGTTAAATTTTCCAAGATTCCAATAGGAGATTTTTTAATACAACTATGATATAGACGCATAACATTTATAAAACTAATCTCTGAAAAACAAACTATTAACTAGATTCATATTGATTCATTGCTATTTGAATCCTTTAAATCTTAGGATGGTCTTTCAAATCAACATGTATTGGTTTATCCTTAAAGAGGGTTCTTCaatttctctctggtatctgaGATATAAGAACTATTTTGCAATACCAAAGTATACGACATAAAAATGCATGTGATCCGGGGAGTATAACTATAATATAAATAACTTTTCTATTATCTTTTAGTATTTCTATTTTGATCCATCATTCAAATAGAAATTATTCATAAGTCTCTATACATAGCCAATATCTTATGAAATACATTAAAATctaaattataattaattacttaattggatttaatctaatttgacagtttgcaatacataattattcacatatataAGTCTAGCTTTGGATCTAGGATCCAACAGTTTTTTTCCTTCCAATCTGTTGTAAATCATGATACTTCACCAATATTTAATCATGGCAGGACTAACTTTACCATTATTTGATCATGGCCAGGACTTGCTGGTTGGTGGTACCGAAACCTCAGCTCTTACAGTAGAATGGGCATTGAATGAACTTCTCAAACATCCACGTCTCATTCGAAAGGCAACCGAAGAGCTTGACAGAGTGATAGGGAGAGATAAGTGGGTGGAAGAGGCTGATTTCTCAAAACTGCCTTTTCTAGAGGCGATCATAAAGGAAACTTTTAGGTTACATCCACTGGCAACGCTACTTTCGCCCCGTTATGCCCTCGAGGATTGCACTGTTGCTGGTTATAACATTGCTAAAGGAACAACGGTGTTTATAAACACATGGAGTATAGGGAGGAACTCAAAGTATTGGGATTCTCCTGAAGAATTCATTCCAGGGAGGTTTTTGGAGAAGGATATTGACATGAAGGGACAAAACTTTGTGTTACTGCCCTTTGGCTCAGGTCGGAGGATGTGCCCAGGCTATAACCTTGGAATCAAACTTATTCGATCAATG contains these protein-coding regions:
- the LOC113759011 gene encoding flavonoid 3'-monooxygenase-like, encoding METWLPLALAWVVALAFLSKVSTRKRLKLNHPPGPKPWPIVGNLKLLGSIPHQSLHLLSQKYGEIMQLKFGSSPVVVASSPEMAKEFLQTHDNIFASRPTTAAGKYTSYNCSDLTWAPYGPFWRQARKLYLTQIFNPKRLDSFESIRIEERRAFISSLYALSGKPVVMRDHLTRLTLSTASQMVLSNKYFAQSEGERSLPTFEEFQEMIDTWCLLSGVFNIGDWIPWLDRFDLQGYVKQMKELHKKFDRFHNHVLDDHQARRKTEKDFIPKDMVDILLQYAEDPDLQVKLTRDQIKGLIQDLLVGGTETSALTVEWALNELLKHPRLIRKATEELDRVIGRDKWVEEADFSKLPFLEAIIKETFRLHPLATLLSPRYALEDCTVAGYNIAKGTTVFINTWSIGRNSKYWDSPEEFIPGRFLEKDIDMKGQNFVLLPFGSGRRMCPGYNLGIKLIRSMLANLLHGFNWKLPHGMKPEEICMEEHYGLTTHPRIPLAMIPEPRLPVNLY